The Caldisericum exile AZM16c01 region AATTTGTGAAGAAAGAACTTGTTAAAACTCTCAACTGTAAACTTGTTATCGTTGGGGAAAATTTTCGATTTGGCCATAAAAAAGAAGGCAATGTAAATACCCTCAAAGAACTTGGAAAAATTTTCAATTTTGAAGTGATCATTGTAAATAAGGTTTTAAAAGATGGTGTTGCAGTCTCAAGCTCACTTATTCATGACCTCATTTTGGGTGGTGAAATTGAGGAAGGGAATAGTCTTTTGGGACATCCTTATTTTGTGCAGGGTATTGTTGAAAGAGGCAAAGGTCTCGGGCGGCACCTTGGATTCCCAACGGCAAATCTTGCTTACGAAAATGGCAACAAACTTCTTCCAAAAAATGGCGTTTATATTACAATAGGGAATTATAATGGCATTCTTTTGAAAGGTGTAACAAATGTCGGCTTTAACCCAACTTTTGAAGATAAAAAGAATGTAAAAATTGAATCGCATTTTTTAGATGTGGAAAATGACTTTTACGGGAAATTTTTACGTCTCTATTTTATAAAGCGCTTGCGTGATGAGATAAAATACGAAAAAGTCCAAGATTTGAGAAATCAAGTTATGGCCGATATCGAAGAAACTCGAAAGTTTTTTGAAAGTAATCCAATTGAAAGTATCGCTTTAATCTAAGTTTTTCATAATTCTATCACAATCTTGTCTATAATAATCAATGGAGGTGAAAAAGGATGAAAATAAAAAATGTATTAATCGTTTCTGCACTTGTTTTAGCGCTTGTTTTGGGAAGTGTAGCGTTTGTTAGTGCAGGCACGGGAAGTAGCACCTCAAACTTCGCTCAAAGACTTAAGGCTGCATTTGAAAGAGGATTCAAACTTGGTGTAAAGTACAACCTTGACCAGGACATCGCAAATTATCTTGGAATAACAGTGGATGAACTGAGAACTCAACTTAAATCTGGTAAATCCCTTGTAACTATTGCAACTGAACACGGGAAAACTGAGGCAGATCTTATTAACTTTATCGTCACAAAAGAAAAGGCATACCTTGATGATGCCTTGAAGAGTGGTAAAATTACACAAGACCAGTACAACAAAATTGTTTCTAATCTTGAAGCAAGAGTAAAAGAAAGAGTTGAAAGTACTCCTCCAACAAAAGAAGAGTTGAAGGAGGCCTTCAAGAAAGGTTTCAAAAAAGGATTAAGATTTGGTTTTAATGAGGACATTGCAAACTACCTTGGACTTACCTTAGACCAACTTAAGGAAGAACTTAAATCTGGCAAATCTCTTGCAACTATTGCAACTGAACATGGGAAAACTGAGGCAGATCTTATTAACTTTATCGTCACAAAAGAAAAGGCATTCCTTGATACTGCTCTTAAGAACGGCAAGATCACCCAGGATCAGTACAACAAAATTGTTTCTAATCTTGAAGCAAGAGTAAAAGAAAGAGTTGAAAAAGTCCCACAAGTTAAAACACCCTAATTCATAATTAAAAGCATACTACCAATACTTTCTTCATACTTCACCTCCTTGCGATGAGGCAAGGAGGCTTTTTAGTTTACAAGATGTTTAAAAAATTGTAGATTTGCCCAATTTTATTGCTCCATGTAATAAACGCATAGAAATCAATTCACTTAATTTATTTTCTCTAAGTAATGCTATGGTAATTTTTGAATATTT contains the following coding sequences:
- a CDS encoding bifunctional riboflavin kinase/FAD synthetase, which produces MKIIEFHKPVSKKTAIAIGMFDGVHLGHKALISQLLGKSDEKNLCPVIYTFSNHPIKEAKRKLLTTLNEKLYIFEKLDVENIYIANLEEDLMTMSPEEFVKKELVKTLNCKLVIVGENFRFGHKKEGNVNTLKELGKIFNFEVIIVNKVLKDGVAVSSSLIHDLILGGEIEEGNSLLGHPYFVQGIVERGKGLGRHLGFPTANLAYENGNKLLPKNGVYITIGNYNGILLKGVTNVGFNPTFEDKKNVKIESHFLDVENDFYGKFLRLYFIKRLRDEIKYEKVQDLRNQVMADIEETRKFFESNPIESIALI